In the genome of Rhizobium etli 8C-3, one region contains:
- a CDS encoding GNAT family N-acetyltransferase: MHKHDLVYLTEDASHDAAIEHINEEAFGPGRHARAAARIREQGPHDLSLSFICTDDGETIASVRMTPVMAGDVKGHLLGPLAVRPSHKNMGIGRELVRIAVEAARRKGSEAVILVGDPPYYCPLGFEKVAYNALAFPGPVDPARVLVVPIAEDTHLRLKGLIGWRA, from the coding sequence ATGCACAAGCACGATCTGGTCTACCTCACTGAGGATGCGTCTCACGACGCGGCTATCGAACACATCAACGAAGAAGCATTCGGCCCTGGCCGCCACGCGCGGGCCGCCGCCCGCATCCGCGAGCAGGGGCCGCACGATCTATCGCTCTCCTTCATCTGTACCGATGACGGCGAAACGATCGCCTCGGTCAGAATGACGCCGGTCATGGCAGGCGATGTCAAAGGGCACCTGCTCGGACCGCTCGCCGTGCGGCCATCGCACAAAAATATGGGTATCGGCCGCGAACTCGTGCGGATCGCAGTCGAGGCGGCAAGGCGCAAGGGCTCCGAGGCCGTCATCCTTGTTGGCGATCCGCCGTATTATTGCCCGCTCGGCTTCGAGAAGGTCGCATACAACGCGCTCGCCTTTCCAGGGCCAGTCGATCCCGCACGCGTTCTGGTCGTTCCGATAGCCGAAGATACGCATCTGCGTCTCAAGGGTTTAATCGGCTGGCGTGCATAG
- a CDS encoding CCA tRNA nucleotidyltransferase: MTSLADEAWFKDPRLQRVFRLLNADGGEGRVVGGAVRNSLMGLPVSDIDIATTLTPDAVMERAKASGCKAIPTGIEHGTVTLVIEGKPFEVTTLRTDVETDGRRAKVAFSTDWQADAERRDLTINALYMNFKGEVVDLVGGLADIQKRNIRFIGDAATRIAEDYLRILRFFRFFAHYGSGRPDAEGLRACSAARSKLTTLSSERVWSELRKLLAAGDPGRALLWMRQVSVLTEVLPETEKWGIDAIPGLVATEKALAWKPDPLLRLASIVPPDAERLEKMADRLRFSNAEAAYLRSWAAAPAVDDEMSAAAIDRLLYRSGAEGIVTRLKLALAVARGKADGDMKEMSRSARLGKLLDRALAWKRPQFPIGGGDIISTGIPAGPRVGELLAKLENQWVDENFAADRATLLARLDEISR, translated from the coding sequence ATGACCAGCCTTGCTGATGAAGCATGGTTCAAGGATCCCCGCCTTCAGCGCGTCTTTAGGCTCTTGAACGCGGATGGCGGGGAGGGGCGCGTCGTGGGCGGCGCCGTGCGCAACAGCCTGATGGGGCTTCCAGTCAGCGATATCGACATCGCAACGACGCTGACGCCGGACGCGGTGATGGAGCGGGCGAAGGCGTCCGGCTGCAAGGCGATCCCAACCGGCATCGAGCACGGCACGGTGACGCTGGTGATCGAAGGAAAGCCGTTCGAAGTGACGACGCTGCGCACTGACGTGGAGACCGACGGGCGCCGCGCCAAGGTCGCCTTCAGCACCGACTGGCAGGCGGATGCGGAGCGGCGCGACCTGACGATCAATGCCCTTTACATGAATTTCAAGGGTGAGGTCGTCGATCTCGTCGGCGGGCTGGCCGATATCCAAAAGCGCAACATCCGTTTCATCGGGGATGCGGCGACACGGATTGCCGAAGACTACCTGCGCATCCTGCGGTTCTTCCGTTTTTTTGCTCACTACGGCTCCGGCCGGCCTGATGCGGAAGGACTGCGGGCCTGTTCGGCGGCGCGTTCGAAGCTCACTACTCTTTCGTCCGAAAGGGTCTGGTCCGAACTTCGCAAGCTGCTTGCTGCCGGCGATCCGGGCCGGGCGCTGCTGTGGATGCGGCAGGTTTCGGTGCTGACCGAAGTGCTGCCGGAGACGGAGAAATGGGGCATCGACGCCATCCCGGGGCTGGTTGCGACCGAAAAGGCGCTCGCCTGGAAGCCCGATCCACTCCTGCGGCTCGCTTCGATCGTTCCGCCCGATGCCGAACGGCTGGAGAAGATGGCCGACCGCCTGAGATTTTCGAATGCCGAAGCGGCCTATTTGAGGAGCTGGGCGGCGGCTCCCGCAGTCGATGACGAAATGTCTGCCGCGGCCATCGACCGGCTGCTCTATCGCAGTGGTGCGGAAGGCATCGTCACTCGCCTGAAGCTCGCTCTCGCCGTTGCCCGCGGCAAGGCAGATGGCGACATGAAGGAAATGAGCCGGTCGGCAAGACTGGGCAAGCTGTTGGACCGGGCTTTGGCGTGGAAGAGACCGCAGTTTCCAATCGGCGGTGGCGATATCATTTCCACCGGTATCCCGGCAGGTCCGCGTGTCGGCGAGCTGCTTGCCAAGCTCGAGAACCAGTGGGTCGACGAGAACTTTGCCGCCGACCGGGCGACGCTGCTCGCCCGGCTGGATGAAATTTCAAGGTGA
- a CDS encoding DUF1285 domain-containing protein, producing the protein MAAQEIGASEDAAGLAALISRAAGEAGAKRGGLPPVEKWNPPFCGDIDMEIRADGTWFYMGTPIGRAPLVRLFSTVLRKDEDGKTYLVTPVEKVGIRVADAPFVAVEMSATHRNGQQVLTFRTNTGDVVEAGKEYPLRFVIHGENSELKPYLHVRGRLEALVSRAVMYELADLGEIADIEGREMFCVRSGGCIFPIMAADELDMLSR; encoded by the coding sequence ATGGCAGCGCAAGAAATCGGGGCGAGTGAAGATGCCGCAGGCCTTGCCGCGCTGATTTCGCGCGCTGCAGGCGAAGCCGGCGCCAAGAGGGGCGGACTTCCACCGGTCGAGAAATGGAATCCACCCTTCTGTGGCGATATCGACATGGAAATCCGCGCCGACGGCACCTGGTTCTACATGGGAACGCCGATTGGCCGTGCGCCCCTGGTTCGCCTGTTTTCCACCGTCCTGCGCAAGGACGAGGACGGAAAGACCTATCTGGTGACTCCCGTGGAAAAAGTCGGAATCAGGGTCGCCGACGCGCCGTTTGTCGCCGTCGAGATGAGCGCGACGCACCGCAATGGTCAGCAGGTGCTGACATTCCGCACCAATACCGGCGATGTCGTCGAGGCCGGCAAGGAGTATCCGCTGCGCTTCGTGATTCATGGCGAAAACAGCGAGTTGAAACCCTATCTGCATGTGCGCGGACGCCTCGAGGCTTTGGTATCGAGGGCCGTGATGTATGAGCTGGCGGACCTCGGCGAGATTGCAGATATTGAGGGCAGGGAAATGTTCTGCGTCCGCTCCGGCGGCTGCATTTTCCCTATCATGGCCGCCGATGAACTGGATATGCTGTCGCGATGA
- a CDS encoding glutathione S-transferase family protein, producing the protein MGMLVDGVWQDVWYDTKETKGHFKRAASQFRNWITATGEAGPTGKSGFKAEADRYHLYVSLACPWAHRTLIFRKLKKLDDIISVSVVDPVMAENGWEFKTGDGATGDHLYGARTLFEIYVKADPHYSGRVTVPVLWDKKTGTIVNNESAEIIRMFNSAFDGLTDSKTDFYPAHLHADIDALNAIVYDTVNNGVYKAGFATTQEAYEENVGKIFETLDVLDERLGKSRYLFGDRPTEADWRLFTTLARFDAVYVGHFKCNIRRIEDYKNLSGYLRDLYQTPGVKETVNLRHIKVHYYRSHKTINPTGVIPVGPALDFDRPHGRAKLAAAA; encoded by the coding sequence ATGGGCATGTTGGTTGACGGCGTCTGGCAGGATGTCTGGTACGATACGAAGGAAACGAAGGGCCATTTCAAACGCGCGGCCTCTCAGTTCCGAAACTGGATCACGGCCACTGGAGAGGCTGGACCGACGGGCAAAAGCGGCTTCAAGGCCGAGGCTGACCGCTATCATCTCTATGTTTCGCTCGCCTGCCCCTGGGCGCACCGCACGCTGATTTTCCGCAAGCTGAAGAAGCTCGACGACATCATCTCGGTATCCGTCGTCGACCCCGTGATGGCCGAGAACGGCTGGGAATTCAAGACCGGCGACGGCGCGACCGGCGATCACCTTTACGGTGCAAGGACCCTCTTCGAGATCTATGTGAAGGCCGATCCGCACTATTCCGGCCGCGTCACCGTTCCCGTGCTCTGGGACAAGAAGACCGGCACGATCGTCAACAACGAATCGGCCGAAATCATCCGCATGTTCAACAGCGCCTTCGACGGCCTGACCGATTCGAAGACGGATTTTTATCCTGCCCATCTCCACGCCGATATCGATGCGCTGAACGCGATCGTCTACGACACCGTCAACAACGGCGTCTACAAGGCCGGCTTTGCAACGACGCAGGAAGCCTATGAAGAGAATGTCGGGAAGATCTTCGAAACGCTGGACGTGCTGGACGAGCGTCTTGGCAAAAGCCGCTATCTCTTCGGCGACCGGCCGACGGAAGCCGACTGGCGGCTGTTCACGACGCTGGCGCGCTTTGATGCGGTCTATGTCGGCCACTTCAAGTGCAACATCCGCCGTATCGAAGACTACAAGAATCTATCGGGCTACCTGCGCGACCTTTACCAGACGCCGGGCGTCAAGGAGACGGTGAACCTTCGCCACATCAAGGTGCACTACTACCGCAGCCATAAGACGATCAATCCGACGGGCGTGATCCCGGTCGGCCCGGCTCTCGACTTCGACCGCCCGCATGGCCGCGCCAAGCTTGCCGCCGCCGCATGA
- a CDS encoding NUDIX domain-containing protein, giving the protein MTPKEIRPWQSKLLMRIVHGYFALARGMTMGVRAACFDSSGRIFLVRHSYIPGWHMPGGGLERNETAEEALIKELREEGNLTIIGRPQLFHVYFNASASRRDHVVFYRAEVEQTAPRKPDREIVECGFFALDDLPDGTTEATRRRLRELSGEEPAAHFW; this is encoded by the coding sequence ATGACGCCCAAGGAAATCAGGCCCTGGCAGTCCAAGCTGCTGATGCGGATCGTGCATGGCTATTTCGCTCTCGCGCGTGGCATGACCATGGGTGTTCGGGCGGCCTGTTTCGATTCGTCCGGACGGATTTTTCTCGTCCGCCACAGCTATATCCCCGGCTGGCATATGCCTGGCGGCGGGCTGGAGCGCAACGAGACGGCAGAGGAAGCGCTGATCAAGGAACTGCGCGAGGAGGGCAACCTGACGATCATCGGCAGACCGCAGCTCTTCCATGTCTATTTCAACGCATCGGCGAGCCGGCGCGATCATGTGGTCTTCTACCGCGCCGAGGTCGAGCAGACGGCGCCGCGCAAGCCGGATCGTGAAATCGTCGAATGCGGCTTCTTCGCGCTCGACGACCTGCCGGACGGCACGACTGAAGCGACGAGGCGCAGGCTGAGGGAGCTGAGCGGCGAAGAGCCCGCCGCTCACTTCTGGTAG
- a CDS encoding AAA family ATPase: MGMMKTEDSLGEKEIIAAAEKALADIALVREEVSKVIFGQENVVENTLLAVLSGGHALLVGVPGLAKTKLVTTLGEVLGLGANRIQFTPDLMPSDILGSEVMDQDENGRRSFRFVKGPVFAQLLMADEINRASPRTQSALLQSMQEYHVTIAGQRYDLPTPFHVLATQNPLEQEGTYPLPEAQLDRFLLQVDVHYPELAAERQILLETTGISETKPQAVLDAGRLMEIQKLIRQMPVSDKVVDAILNLVRSARPGQGNAATDKNVAWGPGPRAGQAMMLCARARALYEGRLAPSLDDIHALAEPVLEHRMALTFAARAEGMSVRDVIAGLVKQAKG, encoded by the coding sequence ATGGGTATGATGAAGACCGAAGACAGCCTTGGGGAGAAGGAAATCATCGCTGCCGCAGAAAAGGCACTCGCCGATATCGCCCTCGTCCGCGAAGAAGTATCAAAGGTGATCTTTGGTCAGGAAAACGTCGTCGAAAACACCCTGCTTGCTGTTCTTTCGGGCGGCCATGCACTTCTCGTCGGCGTACCTGGCCTGGCAAAGACCAAGCTTGTGACGACGCTCGGGGAAGTTCTCGGTCTCGGCGCAAACCGCATCCAGTTCACGCCGGACCTGATGCCGTCGGACATTCTCGGCTCCGAAGTGATGGACCAGGACGAGAACGGGCGCCGCTCCTTCCGCTTCGTCAAGGGTCCGGTCTTTGCCCAACTGCTGATGGCAGACGAGATCAACCGCGCCTCACCGCGCACGCAATCGGCGCTGCTGCAATCGATGCAGGAATATCACGTCACCATCGCCGGCCAGCGCTACGACCTTCCGACGCCTTTCCACGTTCTTGCCACCCAGAACCCGCTGGAGCAGGAAGGCACGTACCCGCTGCCGGAAGCCCAGCTCGACCGCTTCCTGCTGCAGGTGGACGTGCACTATCCCGAGCTTGCCGCCGAGCGCCAGATCCTGCTCGAAACGACGGGCATCAGCGAAACGAAGCCGCAAGCCGTACTCGACGCCGGGCGGCTGATGGAGATCCAAAAGCTCATCCGCCAGATGCCGGTGAGCGACAAGGTCGTCGATGCGATCCTCAATCTTGTGCGCTCCGCCCGCCCCGGCCAGGGCAACGCCGCGACCGACAAGAATGTAGCCTGGGGCCCGGGTCCGCGCGCCGGCCAGGCAATGATGCTCTGCGCCCGCGCCCGCGCGCTCTATGAGGGCCGTCTGGCGCCGTCGCTCGACGATATCCATGCGCTTGCCGAACCCGTCCTCGAACACCGCATGGCGCTTACCTTCGCCGCACGTGCCGAGGGCATGTCGGTCCGCGACGTCATCGCGGGTCTCGTCAAGCAGGCCAAAGGATAA
- a CDS encoding DUF4159 domain-containing protein: protein MSALPFAFAYPAILGALVALPVIWWLLRLTPPRPKSEVFPPLKILAAVLKREETPAQSPWWLTLLRMLLAAAVILAIADPVFNPRTNSLAAGGPLVLFVDNGWATAPDWQRRVQTAEALIDDAESAGAPVAVAFTADATNNAVPGTTTAARDMLRAAEPQPLVPDRERAFDALRAALNGTRPGTLAFLSDGAAAKENDATVRQLADLNPAELRLIEGDSTRTIAITGATNAADAMSVTATRLNSAGAASLPLTAQDAQGRAIAAGTVDFQAGQSVASGSIPAPFEMRNDFARVSIDNHATAGSVHLLDDGFKRRRVVLLSGEAGDEFQPLLSPLYYIQRALQPYADLIQPNTPDLAASIPDLLSQNPSVIIMADIGRLPQETYEPMQRWIANGGTLIRFAGPRLAAAPADDPLVPVTLRQGERALGGALSWAEPQPLADFPSFGPFAGMAKPTDVTVKRQVLAEPTPDLAERTWASLADGTPLVTTKPINAGRIVLFHVSAEATWSNLPISGNFVEMLRRIVQLSRSGGVTSEAGAATTAEALPPFRLLTAKGVLTTETGTARPLIQNAKTEPVSNFDNPPGLYGSEDGFTALNVLPNNARLTPLDTAGANVLREGLIGGETWSAKPALFLVAFLLLLADSLIVMFMGGAFSRLRSAARPAAIIAVAAATTFFLQPLQLRADDSKPGDDQIFQRLDNTHLAYVVTGEQDVDNISEHGLEGLTEFLTFRTTLEPAPPVGLDLTKDELSFYPIIYWPVSASAPMPSTAAINRIDAYMRAGGTVLFDTRDQFSSLDNNGGASSANGERLQQILANLDIPPLEPVPSDHVLTKSFYLLSSFPGRYSGSPLWIESRQDNRSSDTKSTASADGVSPILITGNDLAGAWAVDQNGAPMLPTVPPDEMQREYSYRAGVNIMMYMLTGNYKTDQVHIPALLERLGQ, encoded by the coding sequence ATGAGCGCCCTTCCCTTTGCTTTTGCCTATCCTGCAATCCTCGGCGCGCTCGTCGCCCTGCCGGTCATCTGGTGGCTGCTGCGGCTGACGCCGCCGCGTCCGAAGTCCGAAGTCTTTCCGCCGCTGAAGATCCTGGCCGCCGTGCTGAAGCGCGAGGAAACGCCTGCTCAGAGCCCCTGGTGGCTGACGCTGCTTCGAATGCTGCTCGCCGCAGCCGTGATCCTTGCGATCGCTGATCCGGTTTTCAATCCGCGTACCAATTCGCTCGCCGCAGGCGGCCCGCTCGTTCTTTTCGTCGACAATGGCTGGGCGACGGCGCCGGACTGGCAACGTCGCGTGCAGACCGCCGAGGCGCTGATCGACGACGCCGAATCCGCCGGCGCCCCTGTCGCGGTCGCCTTCACCGCCGATGCCACCAACAATGCCGTGCCGGGCACCACGACGGCGGCCCGCGACATGTTGCGCGCCGCAGAACCGCAGCCGCTCGTTCCGGATCGCGAACGCGCCTTCGACGCCTTGCGCGCTGCCCTCAACGGCACGAGACCCGGTACGCTCGCCTTCCTTTCCGACGGCGCTGCAGCCAAGGAAAACGATGCGACCGTCCGCCAGCTCGCCGATCTGAATCCTGCCGAGCTCCGTCTCATCGAAGGCGATTCCACACGGACGATAGCAATCACCGGCGCCACGAATGCCGCCGACGCAATGAGCGTGACTGCGACGCGCCTCAACAGCGCGGGCGCCGCATCGCTGCCGCTGACGGCGCAGGATGCACAGGGCCGTGCGATTGCCGCAGGCACGGTGGATTTCCAGGCCGGGCAGTCAGTCGCCTCCGGCTCGATCCCCGCCCCCTTCGAGATGCGCAACGATTTCGCCCGCGTCAGCATCGACAATCATGCGACGGCAGGTTCGGTGCATCTGCTCGACGATGGCTTTAAGCGCCGCCGCGTGGTGCTGCTATCGGGCGAAGCGGGCGATGAATTCCAGCCGCTGCTATCGCCTCTCTACTACATCCAGCGCGCGCTGCAGCCCTATGCCGACCTGATTCAGCCGAACACACCGGATCTCGCTGCTTCCATCCCCGATCTGCTGTCGCAGAATCCGTCCGTGATCATCATGGCCGATATCGGCCGGCTGCCGCAGGAAACCTATGAGCCGATGCAGCGCTGGATCGCCAACGGCGGCACGCTGATCCGCTTCGCCGGGCCGCGCCTTGCCGCCGCTCCCGCCGACGATCCGCTGGTGCCTGTGACGTTGCGCCAGGGCGAGCGTGCGCTTGGCGGCGCGCTTTCCTGGGCCGAGCCGCAGCCGCTGGCGGATTTTCCCAGTTTCGGTCCTTTCGCCGGCATGGCCAAGCCGACTGACGTGACCGTCAAGCGCCAGGTTCTGGCCGAGCCGACGCCCGATCTTGCCGAGCGCACCTGGGCAAGCCTTGCCGATGGCACGCCGCTTGTAACGACCAAGCCGATCAACGCAGGCCGTATCGTGCTCTTCCATGTCAGCGCCGAGGCAACCTGGTCCAACTTGCCGATCTCGGGCAATTTCGTCGAGATGCTGCGTCGCATCGTCCAGCTCTCCCGCTCAGGCGGCGTTACCTCGGAAGCCGGTGCTGCAACGACGGCTGAGGCCCTGCCGCCCTTCCGCCTGCTGACGGCGAAGGGCGTGCTCACGACAGAGACCGGCACGGCACGGCCATTGATCCAGAACGCAAAGACCGAGCCTGTTTCCAATTTCGACAACCCGCCCGGACTCTATGGTTCGGAAGACGGCTTTACCGCATTGAATGTATTGCCGAATAACGCCAGGCTGACGCCGCTCGACACAGCCGGGGCCAATGTCCTGCGCGAAGGCCTGATCGGCGGTGAAACCTGGTCTGCCAAGCCCGCGCTCTTCCTCGTCGCCTTCCTGCTGCTCCTGGCAGACAGCCTCATCGTCATGTTCATGGGCGGCGCCTTCTCCCGGCTGCGTTCGGCGGCCCGGCCTGCGGCAATCATCGCAGTCGCCGCAGCCACGACCTTCTTCCTGCAACCATTGCAATTGCGCGCCGACGATTCCAAGCCCGGCGACGACCAGATTTTCCAGCGATTGGACAATACCCACCTTGCCTATGTCGTCACCGGCGAGCAGGATGTCGACAATATTTCCGAGCACGGCCTCGAAGGCCTGACAGAGTTCCTGACATTCCGCACGACACTGGAGCCGGCGCCGCCGGTCGGCCTTGACCTTACGAAGGACGAGCTTTCCTTCTATCCTATCATTTACTGGCCGGTTTCTGCCTCCGCGCCAATGCCGTCGACGGCTGCGATCAACCGCATCGACGCCTATATGCGCGCCGGCGGCACCGTGCTTTTCGATACACGCGACCAGTTCTCTTCACTGGATAACAATGGCGGTGCCTCAAGCGCCAACGGCGAGCGCCTGCAGCAAATCCTCGCCAATCTCGATATCCCCCCGCTGGAGCCGGTTCCTTCGGACCATGTTCTGACCAAGTCGTTCTACCTGCTCTCCAGTTTCCCGGGCCGCTATTCCGGAAGCCCGCTCTGGATCGAGTCGAGGCAGGACAATCGCTCATCGGACACCAAATCGACGGCTTCGGCCGACGGCGTTTCGCCAATCCTGATTACCGGCAACGACCTGGCCGGGGCCTGGGCGGTCGATCAGAACGGCGCACCGATGCTGCCGACCGTTCCGCCGGATGAGATGCAGCGCGAATACTCTTATCGCGCCGGCGTCAACATCATGATGTACATGCTGACGGGCAACTACAAGACTGATCAGGTCCACATCCCCGCGCTCCTCGAACGGCTGGGGCAATGA
- a CDS encoding DUF1059 domain-containing protein, translating to MRLFECGTLVPGCTWHTRADEDAEVVRRAVEHMKSAHGETTIRENMVDNIKARIRDEATAA from the coding sequence ATGCGACTTTTCGAATGCGGTACGCTCGTTCCGGGGTGCACCTGGCACACCCGCGCCGATGAGGACGCCGAAGTCGTGCGCCGCGCGGTCGAGCACATGAAGTCCGCCCATGGTGAAACGACCATTCGCGAAAACATGGTCGACAACATCAAGGCCCGCATCCGCGACGAAGCGACAGCGGCCTGA
- a CDS encoding CoA pyrophosphatase, which translates to MSNAPTQGYPLYSAAEFRRRALNQNGGPVDHSWRDHGDHILNPDIVAMVEGFRLRDAAVLVPVVDDGDEARVIFTKRTANLRKHSGQISFPGGAIDSTDISPEMAAIRETQEEIGISGSFVETVGRLPHYLAATGFRITPVLGVVRPGFELKPNPREVDDVFEVPLSFLMNPQNHTRDRRLVEGIDRHFYRMPYESWMIWGITAGIVRTLYERLYA; encoded by the coding sequence ATGAGCAATGCCCCGACCCAAGGCTACCCACTTTATTCCGCAGCCGAATTCCGCCGCCGGGCGCTCAATCAAAACGGCGGGCCGGTCGATCATTCCTGGCGGGATCACGGCGACCACATCCTCAATCCGGATATTGTCGCAATGGTCGAAGGCTTCCGCCTGCGCGATGCCGCTGTGCTGGTGCCGGTGGTCGACGACGGCGACGAGGCGCGGGTCATCTTCACCAAGCGCACGGCCAACCTGCGCAAGCATTCCGGCCAGATATCCTTTCCCGGCGGGGCGATCGATTCGACTGACATTTCTCCGGAAATGGCGGCGATCCGCGAGACACAGGAAGAGATCGGCATTTCCGGCTCCTTCGTGGAGACGGTGGGACGCCTGCCGCACTATCTGGCCGCGACCGGCTTCCGCATCACGCCAGTGCTCGGTGTCGTCCGGCCGGGGTTCGAGCTGAAGCCCAATCCCCGCGAAGTCGACGACGTCTTCGAAGTGCCCCTTTCCTTCCTGATGAACCCGCAAAACCACACGCGCGACAGGCGCCTGGTCGAGGGCATCGACCGGCATTTTTACCGCATGCCCTATGAAAGCTGGATGATCTGGGGCATCACCGCGGGCATCGTGCGCACCCTTTATGAGAGGCTTTATGCATGA
- a CDS encoding metallophosphoesterase family protein, with translation MFKLAHISDIHLGPLPNLSFRELFSKRITGFVNWHRHRRKHLFGGTLDLLLEDIRARHADHLAVTGDLVNLASGIEIRSAAAWLRALGEPNETSVVPGNHDAYVPGAYEKSMRAWYEYVRGDLAPAEWQEDKHIFPYLRIRGKVALVGCSTAVATPPFAASGFFSQRQARETVNMLRAAGEAGLFRVVMIHHPPIRGATAFYKRMIGIRRFGAVVSTGGAELVLHGHTHLNTLHWLRGQTGPVPVVGIASASQGPGGLKPRAAYNLFSIDGSPGAWELRGERFSLNDMGDGVSPESIDIFKL, from the coding sequence ATGTTCAAGCTCGCGCATATCTCCGACATCCACCTCGGACCACTTCCCAATCTTTCATTCCGCGAGCTTTTCTCGAAGCGCATTACCGGCTTTGTGAACTGGCACCGCCACAGGCGCAAGCATCTTTTCGGCGGCACGCTGGATCTGCTCCTGGAGGATATCCGTGCGCGCCATGCCGATCACCTGGCCGTGACCGGGGACTTGGTGAACCTCGCAAGCGGCATCGAGATCCGCTCCGCCGCCGCCTGGCTTCGCGCGCTCGGCGAACCGAACGAAACCTCCGTGGTTCCTGGAAATCACGACGCCTATGTACCCGGCGCCTACGAGAAATCCATGCGCGCCTGGTATGAGTATGTGCGCGGCGACCTCGCCCCAGCCGAATGGCAGGAAGACAAGCACATCTTTCCCTATCTCCGCATCCGCGGCAAAGTCGCGCTCGTCGGCTGCTCGACGGCCGTCGCCACGCCACCATTTGCCGCCAGCGGCTTCTTCAGCCAGCGGCAGGCCCGCGAGACGGTCAACATGCTGCGTGCAGCCGGTGAAGCCGGGCTTTTTCGCGTCGTCATGATCCACCACCCGCCGATCCGCGGCGCGACCGCGTTCTACAAGCGGATGATCGGCATCCGCCGCTTTGGCGCCGTCGTCTCGACCGGAGGAGCAGAACTCGTGCTCCACGGCCACACGCATCTCAACACCCTCCACTGGCTGCGCGGCCAGACCGGTCCCGTGCCCGTGGTCGGCATTGCTTCCGCCTCGCAGGGACCAGGCGGCCTAAAACCCCGTGCGGCCTATAATCTCTTCAGCATCGACGGTTCGCCCGGCGCCTGGGAACTGAGGGGCGAACGTTTCAGCTTGAACGACATGGGCGATGGCGTTTCGCCCGAAAGCATAGATATTTTCAAGCTTTAG
- a CDS encoding DUF58 domain-containing protein: MASIGQIVNPTPGSDALARARQRASLVPDCLVEAKRIANTVIAGWHGRRKRGIGENFWQFRPYTEGESLSRIDWRRSARDDHTYVREREWEAAHTIWLWADMSPSMMYKSTFGSVSKESRALVIMLALAEILARSGERIGCPGVMEPIAARNAAERLATALMHAPLPGGLPEIAMIRGWSDLVLIGDFLDDAPAIMARLTPLARRGLRGHVVEIADPAEELFPYTGRTEFTDPETGSRLVSGRAENIREAYSRAYVARRDGLGQSLRHLGWTFVTHRTDHLASEALVAVHMYLSGMPAKATHGGLL; this comes from the coding sequence GTGGCATCTATTGGACAGATCGTCAATCCGACCCCTGGCAGCGATGCCCTCGCCCGCGCAAGGCAGCGGGCCTCTCTGGTGCCGGACTGCCTGGTCGAGGCCAAGCGCATCGCCAACACCGTGATTGCCGGCTGGCATGGCCGCCGCAAGCGCGGTATCGGCGAGAATTTCTGGCAGTTCCGCCCCTATACCGAGGGGGAAAGCTTATCGCGCATCGACTGGCGTCGCTCCGCCCGCGACGACCATACCTATGTTCGCGAGCGCGAATGGGAAGCCGCCCACACCATCTGGTTATGGGCCGACATGTCACCCTCGATGATGTACAAGTCGACCTTCGGCAGTGTCTCGAAGGAAAGCCGCGCGCTCGTCATCATGCTGGCGCTCGCCGAAATCCTTGCCCGCTCCGGCGAACGCATCGGGTGCCCGGGCGTCATGGAACCGATCGCCGCCCGCAACGCTGCCGAGCGGCTTGCGACCGCGCTCATGCATGCGCCGCTACCGGGCGGGTTGCCGGAAATCGCCATGATCCGCGGCTGGAGCGACCTCGTGCTCATCGGCGACTTCCTGGACGATGCGCCGGCGATCATGGCCCGCCTCACGCCGCTTGCCCGTCGTGGCCTTCGCGGCCACGTGGTCGAGATCGCCGATCCCGCCGAGGAGCTTTTCCCCTATACCGGCCGTACCGAATTCACGGATCCGGAAACCGGCTCGAGACTCGTTTCCGGCCGCGCGGAGAACATCCGCGAGGCCTATAGCCGCGCCTATGTGGCCCGCCGCGACGGTCTCGGCCAATCGCTTCGACATCTCGGCTGGACGTTCGTCACCCATCGCACCGATCACCTGGCATCCGAAGCGCTGGTTGCTGTGCACATGTATCTGTCGGGAATGCCGGCCAAGGCGACACACGGGGGATTGTTATGA